From a single Daphnia pulex isolate KAP4 chromosome 2, ASM2113471v1 genomic region:
- the LOC124188482 gene encoding uncharacterized protein LOC124188482: MKQSTIAMLTIALLIAVLFGLASSKPSPAANYHHGTDIVTEILQSIDRREEMWKITNYLNASREELAKALPLVSPDGTKINYTFFAPTSNAFVTQTPQDAIDPLVDADFRLRVLVRHFVRRHISTDDLIKLDKLVMADSAEAAITRKSTVEACDLPPVAKQNTATCLAYFPSWTFDSKSGKCKQYVYGGCHKTENLYETEADCLSKCGPAVNSVKTFINKAEILTEACACSELVHDFCTIFVVDRVFMTGDEVIEILGKYPPTGPKGPLYSPCDKTPADEAENKTSSSHTRNIPLRTTPLDPINPIFVDYVNVSPSQADVQEIAQFAVEELSRGAHSMASPLVLVSVVKAEKQTLAGINYRLKMELRSDEIGATVCDVVIFDQPCSSTCRVSSFKCNPPLGGSSASSTK; the protein is encoded by the exons atgaaacaaagtaCAATCGCCATGTTGACCATCGCTCTTTTAATAGCTGTCCTATTCGGCCTGGCATCGTCAAAGCCGTCGCCGGCCGCCAATTACCATCATGGCACCGATATCGTGACCGAAATTCTACAATCCATCGACAGAAGGGAGGAGATGTGGAAGATCACCAATTACCTGAACGCCTCCCGGGAAGAACTGGCAAAAGCGTTGCCCCTCGTCAGCCCTG ATGGGACGAAAATCAACTACACATTTTTCGCTCCGACGTCGAATGCCTTTGTGACGCAAACTCCGCAAGACGCCATCGATCCGCTGGTTGACGCCGATTTTCGACTGAGGGTCCTCGTTCGTCATTTTGTTCGCCGGCACATCTCGACTGACGATTTGATTAAACTGGACAAGCTCGTCATGGCCGATTCCGCAGAGGCAGCCATCACCAGGAAGAGCACGGTCGAAGCCTGCGATCTGCCACCAGTTGCCAAACAGAACACCGCCACTTGTTTGGCTTACTTTCCGTCATGGACGTTTGACTCCAAATCGGGAAAGTGCAAACAG TACGTCTACGGCGGCTGTCATAAAACAGAGAATCTATACGAAACGGAAGCCGACTGTTTATCCAAATGCGGACCGGCAGTCA ATTCCGTCAAGACGTTTATCAATAAAGCCGAAATCCTAACTGAAGCCTGCGCTTGCAGTGAACTCGTCCACGATTTCTGTACCATCTTCGTTGTCGATCGCGTCTTCATGACTGGAGACGAAGTCATCGAGATCCTCGGCAAATATCCTCCCACTGGCCCGAAAGGCCCTTTGTATTCGCCATGCGATAAAACGCCGGCGGATGAGGCGGAGAAtaagaccagcagcagccacactCGCAACATTCCGCTGCGCACCACTCCGCTCGATCCGATCAATCCGATTTTCGTCGATTACGTCAACGTTTCGCCCAGCCAAGCCGACGTCCAGGAGATTGCCCAATTCGCTGTAGAGGAACTGAGTCGAGGTGCCCACTCTATGGCGTCTCCACTCGTATTGGTCAGCGTCGTCAAAGCTGAAAAGCAAACCCTGGCCGGAATTAATTATCGACTCAAAATGGAGCTGAGGAGCGACGAAATTGGTGCCACTGTGTGCGACGTGGTGATTTTTGACCAACCCTGTTCGTCGACCTGTCGAGTTAGCTCCTTCAAATGCAATCCACCTCTGGGCGGTAGCAGCGCTTCTTCCACCAAATAA
- the LOC124188481 gene encoding uncharacterized protein LOC124188481 isoform X1 produces MVARSLGSNMKQMNVVVYVMYVIYVMWMVAFLAVVSSKPTVEVGTDVVVEILRAIDGRQDMQRVAGYLNASRDDLAKQLPLLSSNGTKLSYTFFAPTSFAFTMQTPQDTVDPLFVDASLRNKVLIRHFARQSISSDDLAKLDKLVMADSQEVVLSGKSGIEICDLPPIENKGFECYALKHSWTFKSGKCINYVYGGCLGTENLFDTEEACLAKCGPAVNTRAKTIKDAQIQPEAIQLSQDFGVVYLVDRVFMDGDEVHNAISEHFKRNPNTALCLGLPCTPENAPIATAADDDATVDDPALDIRNTPLAPPPQLVLLGGYSAASASEEDVQEIAKFATHALSQNANQASPFVLVQVVKAEKQVVSGMNYRLHVELKENADSANVISCTIVVYDQSWTSTRQITSSECDPPIVAAPPRIEIIPIPPAEGSAN; encoded by the exons ATGGTCGCTAGAAGTTTGGGTTCAAACATGAAGCAAATGAACGTCGTCGTTTATGTTATGTACGTCATCTATGTTATGTGGATGGTCGCATTTTTGGCTGTGGTGTCGTCGAAGCCGACAGTGGAAGTCGGGACGGACGTGGTCGTCGAAATTCTGCGGGCCATCGATGGACGCCAAGATATGCAGAGAGTCGCAGGTTACCTGAACGCCTCACGTGACGACCTGGCGAAACAGCTGCCCCTCCTTAgttcaa ATGGAACAAAGTTGAGCTACACTTTCTTCGCCCCGACGTCGTTTGCCTTCACGATGCAAACGCCCCAGGACACGGTGGACCCTCTCTTTGTGGACGCCAGTCTCCGCAACAAGGTCCTGATTCGCCATTTCGCTCGCCAAAGCATCTCGTCCGACGATCTGGCCAAATTGGACAAGCTCGTCATGGCCGACTCGCAGGAAGTCGTTCTCAGCGGCAAGAGCGGAATTGAAATCTGCGATTTGCCTCCGATCGAAAACAAGGGATTCGAATGTTATGCTCTCAAACATTCATGGACGTTCAAGTCGGGCAAATGCATCAACTACGTCTACGGCGGATGTCTGGGAACGGAAAACCTTTTTGACACGGAAGAAGCCTGTCTCGCCAAATGCGGTCCAGCTGTCA atacCAGGGCCAAAACAATTAAAGATGCACAAATCCAGCCGGAAGCCATTCAACTTTCGCAAGATTTCGGCGTCGTTTATTTGGTTGATCGTGTGTTTATGGACGGCGACGAAGTGCACAATGCCATCAGCGAGCATTTCAAGCGCAATCCCAATACGGCCCTCTGCCTCGGCCTACCTTGCACACCTGAGAATGCTCCGATAGCCACTGCTGCTGACGACGATGCCACTGTTGACGATCCAGCCCTCGATATCCGCAACACTCCGCTTGCTCCGCCACCGCAATTGGTCTTGTTGGGCGGTTACAGCGCTGCATCTGCCAGCGAAGAAGACGTCCAGGAGATTGCCAAGTTCGCCACCCACGCGTTGAGTCAGAATGCCAACCAAGCGTCTCCGTTCGTTTTGGTTCAGGTTGTCAAGGCTGAAAAGCAGGTCGTGTCCGGTATGAATTACCGACTTCATGTGGAATTGAAGGAAAATGCAGATAGCGCCAACGTCATTTCGTGCACTATAGTCGTTTACGACCAATCCTGGACATCCACTCGTCAGATCACGTCCTCCGAATGCGATCCTCCCATCGTTGCTGCTCCTCCAAGAATTGAGATTATTCCAATCCCACCAGCCGAAGGATCAGCAAATTGA
- the LOC124188481 gene encoding uncharacterized protein LOC124188481 isoform X2, with translation MSTFIGLFMALLLALVSSKPTTETDIVAEILKAIDGRDEMWRVTSYLKESRDDLVKELPLVSPDGTKLSYTFFAPTSFAFTMQTPQDTVDPLFVDASLRNKVLIRHFARQSISSDDLAKLDKLVMADSQEVVLSGKSGIEICDLPPIENKGFECYALKHSWTFKSGKCINYVYGGCLGTENLFDTEEACLAKCGPAVNTRAKTIKDAQIQPEAIQLSQDFGVVYLVDRVFMDGDEVHNAISEHFKRNPNTALCLGLPCTPENAPIATAADDDATVDDPALDIRNTPLAPPPQLVLLGGYSAASASEEDVQEIAKFATHALSQNANQASPFVLVQVVKAEKQVVSGMNYRLHVELKENADSANVISCTIVVYDQSWTSTRQITSSECDPPIVAAPPRIEIIPIPPAEGSAN, from the exons ATGTCGACTTTCATTGGCTTGTTCATGGCCCTCCTTTTGGCTCTGGTGTCTTCGAAGCCGACGACTGAAACGGACATTGTCGCCGAAATTCTGAAGGCTATCGACGGACGCGATGAGATGTGGAGAGTCACCAGTTATCTGAAAGAATCCCGCGACGACCTGGTAAAAGAATTGCCACTCGTCAGCCcag ATGGAACAAAGTTGAGCTACACTTTCTTCGCCCCGACGTCGTTTGCCTTCACGATGCAAACGCCCCAGGACACGGTGGACCCTCTCTTTGTGGACGCCAGTCTCCGCAACAAGGTCCTGATTCGCCATTTCGCTCGCCAAAGCATCTCGTCCGACGATCTGGCCAAATTGGACAAGCTCGTCATGGCCGACTCGCAGGAAGTCGTTCTCAGCGGCAAGAGCGGAATTGAAATCTGCGATTTGCCTCCGATCGAAAACAAGGGATTCGAATGTTATGCTCTCAAACATTCATGGACGTTCAAGTCGGGCAAATGCATCAACTACGTCTACGGCGGATGTCTGGGAACGGAAAACCTTTTTGACACGGAAGAAGCCTGTCTCGCCAAATGCGGTCCAGCTGTCA atacCAGGGCCAAAACAATTAAAGATGCACAAATCCAGCCGGAAGCCATTCAACTTTCGCAAGATTTCGGCGTCGTTTATTTGGTTGATCGTGTGTTTATGGACGGCGACGAAGTGCACAATGCCATCAGCGAGCATTTCAAGCGCAATCCCAATACGGCCCTCTGCCTCGGCCTACCTTGCACACCTGAGAATGCTCCGATAGCCACTGCTGCTGACGACGATGCCACTGTTGACGATCCAGCCCTCGATATCCGCAACACTCCGCTTGCTCCGCCACCGCAATTGGTCTTGTTGGGCGGTTACAGCGCTGCATCTGCCAGCGAAGAAGACGTCCAGGAGATTGCCAAGTTCGCCACCCACGCGTTGAGTCAGAATGCCAACCAAGCGTCTCCGTTCGTTTTGGTTCAGGTTGTCAAGGCTGAAAAGCAGGTCGTGTCCGGTATGAATTACCGACTTCATGTGGAATTGAAGGAAAATGCAGATAGCGCCAACGTCATTTCGTGCACTATAGTCGTTTACGACCAATCCTGGACATCCACTCGTCAGATCACGTCCTCCGAATGCGATCCTCCCATCGTTGCTGCTCCTCCAAGAATTGAGATTATTCCAATCCCACCAGCCGAAGGATCAGCAAATTGA
- the LOC124188488 gene encoding uncharacterized protein LOC124188488 — MIGSMSCLLVASLLAVTVSSATTPTQTGADLVSVILASIKGRNEMDSVARYLEMSRDALAKELPLESSGRKLSYTFFAPTSFAFTMQMPLDAVDPLVVDVSLRNKVLTRHFARQRVSSDDLSKLDKLVMADAKEAALTRTADTKTNRINNAEIQPGAIQLSNNLGTIYFVDRVFMTGEEVGEAIRAHSVKNPNSGFGLFGVPPPPDAPVFLPRQ, encoded by the exons ATGATCGGATCAATGTCTTGCCTGTTGGTGGCCTCTCTATTAGCCGTTACCGTCTCCTCGGCGACGACGCCAACTCAAACTGGAGCGGACCTCGTCTCCGTCATTCTTGCGTCTATCAAAGGCCGAAATGAAATGGATAGCGTCGCCAGGTACTTGGAAATGTCTCGTGACGCATTGGCCAAAGAATTGCCTCTGGAAAGTTCAG GCCGCAAATTGAGTTACACTTTCTTTGCACCGACGTCGTTTGCCTTCACGATGCAAATGCCACTAGACGCGGTCGATCCGCTCGTCGTGGACGTCAGTCTCCGTAACAAGGTCCTGACTCGCCACTTTGCACGCCAACGTGTCTCGTCCGACGATTTGTCTAAATTGGACAAACTCGTCATGGCCGATGCCAAAGAAGCTGCCCTCACCCGCACTGCTg ACACGAAAACCAATCGGATCAACAATGCGGAAATTCAGCCGGGAGCCATTCAGCTGTCCAATAATTTGGGCACCATCTATTTTGTCGATCGAGTGTTTATGACCGGTGAGGAAGTCGGCGAGGCCATCAGAGCCCATTCCGTGAAAAATCCCAATTCCGGTTTCGGCCTTTTTGGCGTGCCTCCACCTCCCGATGCCCCCGTATTCCTCCCTAGGCAATGA
- the LOC124188477 gene encoding uncharacterized protein LOC124188477, with protein MSTALVHLLLIVVGAAHALPVDQWTSESALVEVTTKVEGTSSSASSLLLADQLLADDASSFMGSQSRQKPADDGGIEFPNTAFIPGDLTEQLSVDGFFSLWFVFLDDDVFTSDKEFTILAPSNSAPMRPSPTADDKDRVRQLLLNHIVLGRAVNISSDLSSSLSPPWYKDNSLNNKKTLTVTTLGGRQLHFKTRKDGTAVVNGVRIVGKEVRVPPNGVIIVLEDYLFMDEYHGDVEGSESQLFSAIPMVTASDGSDHFPMIELGTAHDDESGGHEGETVKHEPVGSVLIDRQKLIPTNVSRPFYEELVEVLNFLRSGTSDFLRYLEQVNISSSFLDDEEYTAFIPMDDSFAQWYPIDWGFNPFDVESFVKETMMNHFVRGRVKQKEIKDGDELTTLGGKTLTFSFSPIGKLIVNDLEVFDGDTPVSMGNIQFVGDLLFVNSTVVRELNARHRDVESAPLVTSPWYSSQFLSHTYRELSTRQQSPSIVSGSGSGSSHPSFSLALDYINQTQPQLRDDLPSHDDWKMITYTFFVPKDSAFFNLWPQDTADPFVIDDEFRRDVFLNHFVRRRLYHDRDLVDGAVITMAGNKTATISRVANVTKINDAIIEEADIFIYNLGTVFVIDRVLFASQERISQVLTKNADRIPSFGLSGTDGAPPSSSSSSSSSAMTHNNAAEESQTLVVDLLAELTTTESTAGKLVIRE; from the exons ATGTCGACGGCACTCGTCCACCTGTTGCTGATTGTTGTTGGCGCCGCCCACGCCCTGCCCGTCGACCAGTGGACGTCCGAGTCGGCCCTGGTGGAAGTCACCACCAAAGTCGAAGGAACGAGTTCATCGGCATCGTCGCTCCTGCTGGCCGACCAGTTGTTGGCCGACGACGCGTCGTCGTTCATGGGCAGTCAGAGCCGGCAGAAGCCAGCCGACGATGGAGGCATTGAATTCCCCAACACGGCTTTCATTCCGGGCGATTTGACGGAACAACTATCCGTCGACGGATTCTTCTCCTTGTGGTTCGTCTtcctcgacgacgacgtcttcaCCTCAG ACAAAGAGTTCACCATCCTGGCGCCCAGCAATAGCGCCCCCATGAGGCCGTCACCCACTGCGGACGACAAGGATCGAGTCCGCCAGTTGCTGCTCAATCACATCGTCCTGGGACGGGCCGTCAACATCTCATCCGACCTGTCCTCCTCACTCAGCCCGCCCTGGTACAAAGACAACAGcctcaacaacaagaaaacgcTGACTGTCACCACCTTGGGCGGCAGGCAACTTCATTTCAAAACCAGAAAAG ATGGGACAGCGGTCGTCAATGGCGTCAGGATCGTTGGCAAAGAGGTGCGAGTGCCACCCAACGGAGTCATCATCGTCTTGGAGGATTACCTGTTCATGGACGAGTATCACGGCGATGTGGAAGGATCCGAGTCTCAGCTGTTTAGCGCCATCCCCATGGTGACCGCCTCCGACGGCAGCGATCACTTTCCCATGATCGAATTGGGCACCGCTCACGACGACGAAAG CGGTGGACACGAGGGAGAAACGGTGAAACACGAACCCGTTGGATCGGTCCTGATCGATCGCCAAAAGTTGATCCCGACCAACGTCAGTCGGCCGTTTTACGAGGAGCTGGTGGAAGTGCTCAACTTTCTACGCAGCGGCACTTCCGATTTCTTGCGCTACCTGGAACAAGTCAACATTTCCAGCTCCTTCTTGGACG ATGAAGAGTACACGGCGTTTATCCCGATGGACGACTCGTTCGCCCAGTGGTACCCGATCGATTGGGGATTCAATCCGTTCGACGTGGAATCCTTCGTCAAAGAGACGATGATGAACCATTTCGTTCGCGGGCGAGTCAagcaaaaggaaatcaaagacGGGGACGAGTTGACGACTCTCGGCGGCAAAACGctcactttctctttctcgccCATCG GCAAATTGATAGTCAACGATCTGGAAGTCTTTGACGGCGACACGCCCGTCTCCATGGGCAACATTCAATTCGTCGGCGATTTGCTCTTTGTCAACTCGACGGTCGTCAGGGAGTTGAACGCCCGCCATCGCGACGTCGAATCGGCCCCGCTCGTCACATCGCCCTGGTACTCGTCCCAGTTCCTCTCGCACACCTACCGGGAGCTCAGCACTCGCCAGCAGTCGCCCAGCATCGTCTCCGGAAGCGGAAGCGGAAGCAGCCATCCTTCCTTCAGTCTGGCTCTGGATTACATCAACCAGACGCAGCCGCAGCTGAGGGACGACCTGCCCAGTCACGACGACTGGAAGATGATCACCTACACCTTTTTCGTCCCCAAAGACTCGgcctttttcaatttgtggCCACAAGACACGGCCGATCCGTTCGTCATTGACGACGAATTCCGGCGCGACGTCTTCCTCAACCATTTCGTGCGACGTCGGTTGTATCACGATCGAGACCTCGTCGACGGGGCCGTCATCACCATGGCCGGCAACAAGACGGCCACCATCTCCCGCGTTGCAA ATGTGACGAAAATCAACGACGCCATCATCGAAGAGGccgacattttcatttacaatTTGGGGACGGTGTTCGTGATCGACCGGGTCCTCTTTGCAAGTCAGGAGCGAATCAGTCAGGTGCTGACCAAGAACGCCGACCGCATCCCTTCGTTCGGTTTGAGCGGAACAGATGGCGcaccaccttcttcttcttcttcttcttcttcttcggcgaTGACTCACAATAACGCAGCAGAAGAAAGTCAGACGCTGGTTGTCGACCTGCTGGCTGAGTTGACGACCACCGAGTCGACGGCGGGCAAACTCGTCATTCGCGAATGA